In Corallococcus macrosporus, the following are encoded in one genomic region:
- a CDS encoding DUF2019 domain-containing protein, whose amino-acid sequence METKALVEQFAHHVVAQNEALFRDDPRAGNKHARKYIAAVSKLFASGDTGREALCVLLKHERMDVRVMAAAFLLRYRTEESKAVLEEAAKGTGLVPFGAQQTLRFWAEGTWSLDLG is encoded by the coding sequence ATGGAGACCAAGGCACTCGTGGAGCAGTTCGCGCACCATGTCGTGGCCCAGAACGAGGCCCTGTTCCGCGATGACCCGAGGGCGGGCAACAAGCACGCCCGGAAGTACATTGCCGCGGTCAGCAAGCTTTTTGCGTCGGGCGACACTGGCCGTGAGGCCCTTTGCGTGTTGCTCAAGCACGAGCGCATGGATGTCCGTGTGATGGCGGCGGCATTCCTGCTGCGCTATCGCACCGAGGAGTCCAAAGCGGTGCTGGAGGAGGCCGCGAAGGGAACAGGGCTCGTTCCCTTTGGAGCACAGCAGACCCTTCGATTCTGGGCCGAAGGAACCTGGTCGCTCGACCTGGGTTGA
- a CDS encoding HAD family hydrolase, producing MERRAWKKPAGFLGPLLLLLSVPLQALAADPLPSWNDGPVKQSIIGFVTRATTEGGPGFIPPEERIATFDNDGTLWQEQPVVQGAFLLEQVKARVKEDASLAKQQPFKAVLEGDLALLSTMEEPELMALAGATHQGKTQEEFAREARAFFQSARHPKLGVPYTQLVYAPMLELLQYLRAHGFQTWISSGGGMDFMRVVSEDLYGVPPQQVIGSSLKEKFDDAGGHPVLRREARLDHVNDKAGKPVGIEQHIGRRPVFAAGNVRSGGDIQMLQYTQEQPRAGFTLLIHHDDAEREFAYEEKNDASLKAAREGGWTVVSMRQDWKRIFPGGR from the coding sequence GTGGAACGACGTGCGTGGAAGAAGCCGGCCGGGTTCCTCGGGCCGCTCCTGCTATTGCTCTCCGTTCCCCTCCAGGCGCTGGCGGCGGATCCGCTGCCGTCCTGGAACGACGGCCCGGTGAAGCAGTCCATCATCGGCTTCGTCACCCGCGCCACCACCGAGGGAGGTCCCGGCTTCATCCCGCCGGAGGAGCGCATCGCCACCTTCGACAACGACGGCACGCTCTGGCAGGAGCAGCCCGTGGTGCAGGGCGCCTTCCTCCTGGAGCAGGTCAAGGCCCGCGTGAAAGAGGACGCGTCGCTCGCGAAGCAGCAGCCCTTCAAGGCCGTGCTCGAAGGGGACCTGGCGCTGCTCTCCACGATGGAGGAGCCGGAGTTGATGGCGCTCGCCGGGGCCACGCATCAGGGCAAAACGCAGGAGGAGTTCGCTCGCGAGGCCCGCGCGTTCTTCCAGAGCGCCCGCCACCCGAAGCTGGGCGTGCCGTACACTCAGCTCGTCTACGCACCCATGCTGGAGCTGCTCCAGTACCTGCGCGCCCATGGCTTCCAGACGTGGATTTCCTCGGGCGGCGGCATGGACTTCATGCGCGTCGTCTCCGAGGACCTGTACGGCGTGCCACCGCAGCAGGTCATCGGCAGCAGCCTGAAGGAGAAGTTCGACGACGCGGGAGGCCACCCGGTGCTGCGGCGCGAGGCGCGCCTGGACCACGTCAACGACAAGGCCGGCAAGCCCGTGGGCATCGAGCAGCACATCGGACGGCGGCCGGTGTTCGCGGCGGGCAACGTGCGCTCGGGGGGCGACATCCAGATGCTCCAGTACACGCAGGAGCAGCCGCGCGCGGGCTTCACCCTGCTCATCCACCACGACGACGCCGAGCGCGAGTTCGCCTACGAGGAGAAGAACGACGCGTCGCTGAAGGCCGCGCGCGAGGGCGGCTGGACCGTGGTCAGCATGCGCCAGGACTGGAAGCGCATCTTCCCCGGGGGCCGGTGA
- a CDS encoding bile acid:sodium symporter family protein: MHALQDFAGLMIATFIVALGLSQGLSWHLEDLGRGARQLAFARGLGVCIVGVPLLAIVVAKVLPLGPVAAAVIALMAFCPGLPMALNLVSQQKGNLPLTLALSITLSLVAIVSMPLSLALLARLFPVAIQPPSYGALLGRVILPFLVPFALGIGLQKLSPVWARRLVKPVKLYFNVSLAVAGLVLLVAGFPLLKHLHFWSIVAMVLVTLGSAALGHVAGRPRPEDRTALAISAVFGNPAFAFCLGGSTYPMKSLLGVMGLYLVIRTLALVPYLLWNQRHQASERGGGTSLPPGRRAPANP; encoded by the coding sequence ATGCACGCGCTCCAGGACTTCGCCGGGCTGATGATCGCCACCTTCATCGTGGCGCTCGGGCTGTCGCAGGGGCTGTCGTGGCACCTGGAGGACCTGGGCCGGGGCGCGCGGCAACTGGCGTTCGCGCGCGGGCTGGGCGTGTGCATCGTGGGGGTGCCGCTGCTGGCCATCGTGGTGGCGAAGGTGCTGCCGCTGGGGCCCGTCGCGGCGGCCGTCATCGCGCTGATGGCGTTCTGCCCGGGGCTGCCCATGGCGCTCAACCTCGTGTCCCAGCAGAAGGGCAACCTTCCGCTGACCCTGGCGCTGTCCATCACGCTGTCGCTCGTCGCCATCGTGTCGATGCCGCTCTCCCTGGCGCTGCTGGCCCGGCTGTTTCCCGTGGCCATCCAGCCGCCGTCGTACGGGGCGCTCCTGGGCAGGGTCATCCTCCCTTTCCTCGTGCCCTTCGCGCTGGGCATCGGGCTGCAGAAGCTGTCGCCGGTCTGGGCGCGGCGGCTGGTGAAGCCGGTGAAGCTCTACTTCAACGTCTCGCTCGCCGTGGCCGGGCTGGTGCTGCTCGTGGCGGGCTTCCCGCTGCTCAAACACCTCCACTTCTGGAGCATCGTCGCGATGGTGCTGGTGACGCTGGGCTCCGCGGCGCTGGGGCACGTGGCGGGCCGGCCGCGGCCCGAGGACCGCACGGCGCTGGCCATCTCCGCCGTCTTCGGCAACCCCGCCTTCGCCTTCTGCCTGGGCGGCAGCACCTACCCCATGAAGAGCCTGCTGGGCGTCATGGGGCTATACCTCGTGATCCGCACGCTGGCGCTCGTTCCGTACCTGCTCTGGAACCAGCGCCACCAGGCGTCCGAGCGCGGCGGCGGCACCTCACTGCCGCCAGGCAGGCGGGCTCCCGCGAACCCGTGA
- a CDS encoding SulP family inorganic anion transporter produces the protein MKHIAATPMPLLGRVLPGVEQARTYERRWLRADVLAALTVGAMLIPQGLAYAQIVGVRPVAGLYAGVFAMLAYALFGPSRHLLVGPEAGAAILTATALGPVVAGGGPERLASLAALLAVMVGALSLLGGLFRAGALADFLSRPILIGYVNGAALIIIGSQLARMLGLERKSNEFAGQLHEVAANVDRTHVPTLLLGLGIVAALVAMRRFLPRWPAPLVMVALTTLVAWRFQLENGGVKVVGPIATAAPAFGLPAIGFEDVRALLPAAFSLTLVNYASSVLAGRIYADHFGYRLDTHQEFLGQAAANLLTGLTQGFPVTGSDSRTAVNASMHGRTQLVGVGAAVMVLVFTLFLTPLLSKLPLVTLGAIVIVAAVYLLEWRPVVALWRVRPVEAVLAGVTTLGVLFLGILQGILIAVALALVDLIRRAAHPHDAVLGEREGLPGWHDVEGHADAETVPGLVVYRFDAPLFFANARFLREQVRRLVADSRHPVRWFVLDASSVFDLDVTAAESLEKVWHELTDQDITFAVAQARAPMRRMLRRSGLQDLLGQDLLFPTVGAAVRAYLAARDDARAVPDGEPLSSPQVH, from the coding sequence ATGAAGCACATCGCGGCCACGCCCATGCCCCTGCTGGGGCGGGTGCTCCCCGGCGTCGAGCAGGCGCGGACGTATGAGCGGCGGTGGCTGCGCGCGGACGTGCTGGCCGCGCTCACCGTGGGCGCGATGCTGATTCCCCAGGGCCTGGCCTACGCGCAGATTGTCGGCGTGCGTCCCGTGGCGGGGCTGTACGCGGGCGTCTTCGCGATGCTGGCCTACGCCCTGTTCGGCCCGTCGCGCCACCTGCTGGTGGGGCCGGAGGCGGGCGCGGCCATCCTCACCGCGACGGCGCTGGGCCCGGTGGTGGCGGGCGGTGGACCGGAGCGGCTGGCCTCGCTGGCGGCGCTGCTGGCGGTGATGGTGGGCGCGCTGAGCCTGCTGGGCGGGCTGTTCCGGGCGGGGGCGCTGGCGGACTTCCTGTCGCGGCCCATCCTCATCGGCTACGTCAACGGCGCGGCGCTCATCATCATCGGCAGCCAGCTGGCGCGGATGCTGGGGCTGGAGCGCAAGTCGAACGAGTTCGCGGGGCAGCTCCACGAGGTGGCGGCGAACGTGGACCGCACGCACGTGCCCACGCTGCTCCTGGGCCTGGGCATCGTCGCGGCGCTGGTGGCCATGCGCCGCTTCCTGCCGCGCTGGCCCGCGCCGCTGGTGATGGTGGCGCTCACCACGCTGGTGGCCTGGCGGTTCCAACTGGAGAACGGCGGCGTGAAGGTGGTGGGCCCCATCGCCACCGCGGCGCCCGCCTTCGGCCTGCCCGCCATCGGCTTCGAGGACGTGCGGGCGCTGCTGCCGGCGGCCTTCAGCCTCACGCTGGTGAACTACGCCAGCTCCGTGCTCGCGGGCCGCATCTACGCGGACCACTTCGGCTACCGGCTGGACACGCACCAGGAGTTCCTCGGCCAGGCGGCGGCCAACCTGCTCACCGGCCTCACGCAGGGCTTCCCGGTGACGGGCAGCGACTCGCGCACGGCGGTCAACGCGTCCATGCACGGGCGCACGCAGTTGGTCGGCGTGGGCGCGGCGGTGATGGTGCTTGTGTTCACGCTGTTCCTCACGCCGCTGCTGTCGAAGCTGCCGCTGGTGACGCTGGGGGCCATCGTCATCGTCGCGGCGGTGTACCTGCTGGAGTGGAGGCCCGTCGTCGCGCTGTGGCGCGTGCGGCCGGTGGAGGCGGTGCTCGCGGGGGTGACGACGCTGGGCGTGCTCTTCCTGGGCATCCTCCAGGGCATCCTCATCGCGGTGGCGCTGGCGCTGGTGGACCTCATCCGCCGCGCGGCACACCCGCATGACGCCGTGCTGGGCGAGCGCGAGGGGCTGCCCGGCTGGCACGACGTGGAGGGCCACGCGGACGCGGAGACGGTGCCAGGCCTGGTCGTCTACCGCTTCGACGCGCCCCTCTTCTTCGCCAACGCGCGCTTCCTGCGCGAACAGGTGCGCCGGCTGGTGGCGGACTCACGGCACCCGGTGCGCTGGTTCGTGCTGGACGCGTCCTCCGTGTTCGACCTGGACGTCACCGCCGCCGAGAGCCTGGAGAAGGTGTGGCACGAGCTCACGGACCAGGACATCACGTTCGCCGTGGCCCAGGCGCGCGCGCCAATGCGCAGGATGCTGCGGCGCTCGGGGTTGCAGGACCTGCTGGGCCAGGACCTGCTCTTTCCCACGGTGGGCGCGGCCGTGCGCGCCTACCTCGCCGCGAGGGATGACGCGCGGGCCGTCCCGGACGGCGAGCCCCTCTCCTCGCCACAGGTGCACTGA
- a CDS encoding threonine/serine exporter family protein, protein MKREHDTPPEVDEQAASAFLLDLAKALHLAYQPSLLVEERVRRAAKAWGLKVEVFTLQSLAMTEVLSPRRSHVSFSRLPFNPHWNLGRAAALLRLADTLASGGLRLPEARAELDRIEATHSPYPEWLVFGVYGVYGAAVAARVGGAWLEMAVAFFVGMLAGVIHFGTLRSQWVDLQKSFLAAFLGTLVALGFTFVLPPFNAVRALFGGATLLVPAMVVTLGSLELAMESVEAGLPRLMYGLLRFMMLGVGIAAAGTLWGFVWPLPPHVDAHALPPLLVLFLVAVGGVALSVCMAGRPRDVGWIVAGVVLAYETQAVAKALLGDRGSPLLAAFVLGVVGLLYGRGRDRMPMTVIMPGMLQLAPGFIGTEAVVALLGGGGANDARLFNVLLVALQLVLGLVFATVVVPPRFSRERGARA, encoded by the coding sequence GTGAAGCGCGAGCACGACACTCCGCCGGAAGTGGACGAGCAGGCCGCGTCCGCCTTCCTGCTGGACCTGGCGAAGGCGCTGCACCTGGCCTACCAGCCGTCGCTGCTGGTGGAGGAGCGCGTGCGGCGGGCGGCGAAGGCGTGGGGGCTGAAGGTGGAGGTCTTCACGCTCCAGAGCCTGGCGATGACGGAGGTGCTGTCCCCGCGGCGCTCGCACGTGTCCTTCTCGCGGCTGCCCTTCAATCCGCACTGGAACCTGGGCCGGGCCGCGGCGCTCCTGCGGTTGGCGGACACGCTCGCGAGCGGGGGGCTGCGGCTGCCGGAGGCTCGCGCGGAGCTGGACCGCATCGAGGCGACGCACTCGCCGTATCCCGAGTGGCTCGTGTTCGGGGTCTACGGCGTCTACGGCGCGGCGGTGGCGGCGCGGGTGGGCGGCGCGTGGCTGGAGATGGCGGTGGCCTTCTTCGTGGGCATGCTCGCGGGCGTCATCCACTTCGGGACGCTGCGCTCGCAGTGGGTGGACCTGCAGAAGAGCTTCCTCGCCGCGTTCCTGGGGACGCTGGTGGCGCTGGGGTTCACGTTCGTGCTGCCGCCCTTCAACGCGGTGCGGGCGCTGTTCGGCGGGGCGACGCTGCTGGTGCCCGCGATGGTGGTGACGCTGGGCTCGCTGGAGCTGGCCATGGAGTCGGTGGAGGCGGGCCTGCCCCGGCTGATGTACGGCCTTTTGCGCTTCATGATGCTGGGCGTGGGCATCGCGGCGGCGGGCACGCTGTGGGGCTTCGTCTGGCCGCTGCCGCCGCACGTGGACGCGCATGCGCTGCCGCCGCTCCTGGTGCTCTTCCTGGTGGCGGTGGGAGGCGTGGCGCTGTCGGTGTGCATGGCGGGACGGCCGCGCGACGTGGGGTGGATCGTGGCCGGCGTGGTGCTGGCCTATGAGACGCAGGCGGTGGCGAAGGCGCTGCTCGGGGACCGGGGCAGTCCGCTGCTGGCCGCGTTCGTGCTGGGCGTGGTGGGGCTGCTGTACGGGCGCGGCCGGGACCGGATGCCGATGACGGTCATCATGCCCGGGATGCTGCAGCTGGCGCCGGGCTTCATCGGGACCGAGGCGGTGGTCGCGCTGCTGGGCGGTGGGGGCGCGAACGACGCCCGGCTGTTCAACGTGTTGCTGGTGGCGCTCCAACTGGTGCTGGGCCTGGTGTTCGCGACGGTGGTGGTGCCGCCGCGCTTCTCCCGGGAGCGCGGCGCCCGCGCGTAG
- a CDS encoding formylglycine-generating enzyme family protein, with protein MHRNDIRDSSPDVESTDTAARPGRAPFPDMVWIPGGTYWMGSDHHYPEEAPAHQVTVSGFWMDRFTVTNEQFARFVEATGYVTVAQRPLDPADYPGATPESLVPGSLVFQKPPGPVDLGNVTHWWRYVPEACWKHPEGRRSSVKHRRDHPVVHIAYEDAEAYATWAGKALPSEAEWERAARGGLDRNEFCWGNDFTPHGEHLANTWQGYFPWQNLREDGHEGTCPVGTFPPNGYGLHEMAGNVWEWTTDWYQERHQGNKGKACCIPVNPRGPATAQGSQDPSTPAITLPRRVLKGGSHLCAPNYCRRYRPAARSPQAVDSGASHIGFRCIVRP; from the coding sequence ATGCACCGGAACGACATCCGTGACTCCTCGCCCGACGTGGAGTCCACCGACACCGCCGCGCGCCCGGGTCGCGCGCCCTTTCCGGACATGGTGTGGATCCCTGGCGGCACCTACTGGATGGGCTCCGACCACCACTATCCCGAGGAAGCCCCCGCCCATCAGGTCACCGTCTCCGGCTTCTGGATGGACCGCTTCACCGTGACCAACGAACAGTTCGCCCGCTTCGTCGAGGCCACCGGCTACGTCACCGTCGCGCAGCGGCCCCTCGACCCGGCGGACTACCCTGGCGCCACTCCTGAGTCCCTGGTCCCCGGCTCGCTCGTCTTCCAGAAGCCCCCGGGCCCCGTGGACCTGGGCAACGTCACCCACTGGTGGCGCTATGTCCCCGAGGCCTGCTGGAAACACCCCGAGGGCCGCCGCTCCTCCGTGAAGCACCGCCGCGACCATCCCGTCGTCCACATCGCCTACGAGGACGCGGAGGCCTATGCCACCTGGGCCGGCAAGGCCCTCCCCTCCGAGGCGGAGTGGGAGCGCGCCGCTCGCGGCGGCCTGGACCGCAACGAGTTCTGCTGGGGCAATGACTTCACTCCCCATGGCGAACACCTGGCCAACACCTGGCAGGGCTACTTCCCATGGCAGAACCTCCGCGAGGACGGCCACGAGGGCACCTGCCCCGTTGGCACCTTCCCTCCCAACGGCTACGGCCTGCACGAGATGGCCGGCAACGTCTGGGAATGGACCACCGACTGGTACCAGGAGCGCCACCAGGGCAACAAAGGCAAGGCGTGCTGCATCCCCGTCAACCCGCGCGGCCCCGCGACGGCGCAGGGCAGCCAGGACCCCTCCACGCCCGCCATCACCCTTCCCCGCCGCGTCCTCAAGGGCGGCAGCCACCTGTGCGCGCCCAACTACTGCCGCCGCTACCGGCCCGCGGCGCGCTCGCCCCAGGCCGTGGACAGCGGCGCCAGCCACATCGGCTTCCGCTGCATCGTGCGCCCGTAG
- a CDS encoding arylsulfatase — MASKAKPSGNGHGNGHGKPAKQKPNILVIWGDDIGFWNVSAYNRGMMGYRTPNIDRIAKEGALMTDCYGQQSCTAGRAAFITGMNPLRTGLTTIGMPGAKYGLQDSDPTIAELLKPLGYTCGQFGKNHLGDSNPYLPTVHGFDEFFGNLYHLNAENEPECPDYPKDPAFKARFGPRGVLHAWATERNDATEDPRWGVVGHQRIEDTGPLTKKRMETVDGEFLEGALDFMERSVKEGKPFFLWHNTTRTHVWTFLQEKYRNATGYGLYADAMRELDDIVGALLAKLDELGIADNTLVVFSTDNGVEKMGWPDGGNSPFRGEKGSTWEGGVRVPCVVRWPGVVEPGRVINDIFAHEDWMPTLVAAAGGPTDLVEQCKQGYTAGSKTFRVHLDGYDQTGLLAGSEEGRRDRFIYVLDSGDLAAVRYKDWKIIFSYQDGEGPDMWFSGKRFNPAWPYLINLRSDPFEYGPHSGLYTSWYGERMFTFVPAQALVKEFAESLIDYPPSQAPGSLSIGPLKERVKKKMAEALQNKQEPSIGDQVMSLANEVEQLLHRVHQSHQ; from the coding sequence ATGGCGAGCAAGGCGAAGCCCTCGGGCAACGGACACGGCAATGGCCACGGGAAGCCGGCGAAGCAGAAGCCCAACATCCTGGTCATCTGGGGAGACGACATCGGCTTCTGGAACGTCAGCGCCTACAACCGGGGGATGATGGGCTACCGCACGCCCAACATCGACCGCATCGCGAAGGAAGGCGCGCTGATGACGGACTGCTACGGCCAGCAGAGCTGCACCGCGGGCCGCGCGGCGTTCATCACCGGCATGAACCCGCTGCGCACGGGGCTCACCACCATTGGCATGCCGGGCGCGAAGTACGGCCTGCAGGACTCCGACCCCACCATCGCGGAGCTGCTCAAGCCGCTGGGCTACACCTGCGGCCAGTTCGGCAAGAACCACCTGGGCGACTCCAATCCCTACCTGCCCACGGTGCACGGCTTCGACGAGTTCTTCGGCAACCTCTACCACCTCAACGCGGAGAACGAGCCCGAGTGCCCGGACTACCCCAAGGACCCGGCCTTCAAGGCGAGGTTCGGCCCGCGCGGCGTGCTGCACGCCTGGGCCACCGAGCGCAATGACGCCACCGAGGATCCGCGCTGGGGCGTGGTGGGCCACCAGCGCATCGAGGACACAGGTCCGCTCACGAAGAAGCGCATGGAGACGGTGGACGGCGAGTTCCTGGAGGGGGCGCTGGACTTCATGGAGCGCTCCGTGAAGGAGGGCAAGCCGTTCTTCCTTTGGCACAACACCACGCGCACGCACGTGTGGACGTTCCTCCAGGAGAAGTACCGCAACGCGACGGGCTACGGCCTCTACGCGGACGCGATGCGGGAGCTGGACGACATCGTCGGCGCGCTGCTCGCGAAGCTGGACGAGCTGGGCATCGCGGACAACACCCTGGTGGTCTTCTCCACCGACAACGGCGTGGAGAAGATGGGCTGGCCGGACGGAGGCAACAGCCCGTTCCGCGGGGAGAAGGGCTCGACGTGGGAGGGCGGCGTGCGGGTGCCCTGCGTGGTGCGCTGGCCGGGCGTGGTGGAGCCCGGGCGCGTCATCAACGACATCTTCGCGCACGAGGACTGGATGCCCACCCTGGTGGCCGCCGCGGGCGGGCCCACCGACCTGGTGGAGCAGTGCAAGCAGGGCTACACGGCCGGGTCCAAGACCTTCCGGGTCCACCTGGATGGGTACGACCAGACAGGCCTGCTGGCGGGCTCGGAGGAGGGGCGCCGCGACCGGTTCATCTACGTGCTCGACAGCGGGGACCTGGCGGCCGTCCGGTACAAGGACTGGAAGATCATCTTCAGCTACCAGGATGGTGAGGGGCCGGACATGTGGTTCAGCGGCAAGCGCTTCAACCCGGCGTGGCCCTACCTCATCAACCTGCGCTCGGATCCCTTCGAGTACGGACCGCACTCCGGCCTGTACACGTCGTGGTACGGCGAGCGCATGTTCACGTTCGTGCCGGCGCAGGCGCTGGTGAAGGAGTTCGCGGAGAGCCTCATCGACTACCCGCCCAGCCAGGCCCCGGGCAGCTTGAGCATCGGGCCGCTCAAGGAGCGCGTGAAGAAGAAGATGGCGGAGGCGCTCCAGAACAAGCAGGAGCCCAGCATCGGGGACCAGGTCATGTCGCTGGCCAACGAGGTGGAGCAACTCCTCCACCGCGTCCATCAGTCGCACCAGTAG
- a CDS encoding SulP family inorganic anion transporter: protein MDAAVRPCRQDDGRDQPGGHFVAMGEDPRPSAGASWLARVSPFLASLRGYDRSRLKKDLVGALTVTALHIPEGMAYAQLAGLPPQAALYSTPAALALYALFGSSRQLIIAVSASVSVLSAATVGAMAQQGSPRFVALTAALALMAGAVAALAGVLKLGRVAQFFSASVLSGFVFGLALIIAIKQVPKLLGIEGAKGGFFERLGFILSHLGQTHALTLAVGAASIAALLLLARVSRRIPAALAVLVVGIAVSSWLHLDAKGVAIVGHIPAGLVPPQVPDVGFGDLMKLLPGACGIALVAFAEAIGPARMFAAKHGYEVDPNRELVGLGAANLGGGLFRGFGMGCSLSKSAANDQAGSTTQVSSLVTAGLTLLVALFLTGLFRALPEATLGAIVVVAILGMMDVKEMVRLARMRRADFVGAAVALVGVLAFDVLPGLLIAVGLSLFLTVYRASRPRLSELGRVPGTLDLAATHRESSAITLPGLHVFRPEEGLFFANATSLRDEVLSRVRDAKVPVREVLLDLELTDDLDVPGADMLAGLHEDLSNRGITLSLARVHAPAQRLLERTGVLAKVGREHVHPHVRAGVEAWMVRHESQAWQEWRLIQDGLYLVRSRVDEAGAALHGEERYRQEELLVRLDDADTRMQELLRHLPHPPADDEGPSGSRH, encoded by the coding sequence ATGGACGCCGCCGTCCGCCCCTGCCGGCAGGACGATGGCCGCGACCAGCCGGGTGGGCACTTCGTGGCCATGGGAGAAGACCCGCGTCCGTCGGCTGGCGCTTCGTGGCTCGCTCGCGTCAGCCCGTTCCTCGCCTCGCTGCGGGGCTATGACCGGTCGCGCCTGAAGAAGGACCTGGTGGGCGCGCTCACGGTGACGGCGCTGCACATCCCGGAGGGCATGGCGTACGCGCAGCTCGCCGGGCTGCCCCCTCAGGCGGCGCTGTACTCCACCCCCGCGGCGCTGGCGCTCTACGCGCTGTTCGGCAGCTCGCGGCAGCTCATCATCGCGGTGTCCGCGAGCGTGTCGGTGCTCTCCGCGGCCACGGTGGGCGCAATGGCGCAGCAGGGCTCCCCGCGCTTCGTGGCGCTCACGGCCGCGCTGGCGCTGATGGCGGGCGCGGTGGCCGCGCTGGCGGGCGTGCTGAAGCTGGGCCGCGTGGCGCAGTTCTTCTCCGCCTCCGTGCTCAGCGGCTTCGTGTTCGGGCTGGCGCTCATCATCGCCATCAAGCAGGTGCCGAAGCTGCTGGGCATCGAGGGCGCGAAGGGCGGCTTCTTCGAGCGGCTGGGCTTCATCCTCTCCCACCTGGGCCAGACGCACGCGCTGACGCTCGCGGTGGGGGCGGCGAGCATCGCGGCGCTGCTGCTCCTGGCGCGGGTGTCGCGGCGCATCCCCGCCGCGCTCGCGGTGCTGGTGGTGGGCATCGCCGTGTCCTCGTGGCTGCACCTGGACGCGAAGGGGGTGGCCATCGTGGGACACATTCCCGCGGGACTGGTGCCGCCCCAGGTGCCGGACGTGGGCTTCGGGGACCTGATGAAGCTGTTGCCGGGAGCCTGCGGCATCGCGCTGGTGGCGTTCGCGGAGGCGATTGGCCCCGCGCGCATGTTCGCCGCGAAGCATGGGTACGAAGTGGACCCCAACCGCGAGCTGGTGGGCCTGGGCGCGGCGAACCTGGGCGGCGGGCTGTTCCGGGGCTTCGGCATGGGGTGCAGCCTGTCCAAGTCCGCCGCGAATGATCAGGCGGGCTCCACGACGCAGGTGTCGTCGCTGGTGACCGCAGGGCTGACGCTGCTGGTGGCGCTGTTCCTCACGGGCCTGTTCCGCGCGCTGCCGGAGGCGACGCTCGGCGCCATCGTGGTGGTGGCCATCCTGGGGATGATGGATGTGAAGGAGATGGTGCGGCTGGCGAGGATGCGCCGGGCGGACTTCGTGGGCGCGGCGGTGGCGCTCGTGGGTGTGCTGGCCTTCGACGTGCTGCCCGGGTTGCTCATCGCGGTGGGCCTGTCGCTGTTCCTCACCGTGTACCGCGCCAGCCGGCCGCGCCTGAGCGAGCTGGGGCGGGTGCCGGGGACGCTGGACCTGGCGGCCACGCACCGGGAGTCCTCGGCCATCACCCTGCCCGGCCTGCACGTCTTCCGGCCGGAAGAAGGGCTGTTCTTCGCCAACGCGACGTCACTGCGGGACGAAGTGCTCTCGCGCGTGCGCGACGCGAAGGTGCCGGTGCGCGAGGTGTTGCTGGACCTGGAGCTGACGGACGACCTGGACGTGCCGGGCGCGGACATGCTGGCCGGGCTGCACGAGGACCTGTCGAACCGGGGCATCACGCTGTCACTGGCCCGGGTGCACGCACCGGCGCAGCGGCTGCTGGAGCGCACGGGCGTCCTGGCGAAGGTGGGCCGGGAGCACGTCCATCCGCACGTGCGAGCAGGCGTGGAGGCGTGGATGGTCCGTCACGAATCCCAGGCCTGGCAGGAGTGGCGCCTCATCCAGGACGGCCTGTACCTGGTGCGCTCGCGCGTGGACGAAGCGGGCGCGGCGCTGCACGGCGAGGAGCGCTACCGGCAGGAGGAGCTGCTCGTGCGGCTGGATGACGCGGACACGCGGATGCAGGAGCTGCTGCGGCACCTGCCCCATCCACCGGCCGATGACGAGGGGCCCTCCGGGTCAAGACATTGA
- a CDS encoding glutathione S-transferase family protein: MITVSAFKWVPPFAQGLVRDLRVRWALEEAGLPYQSRLIDREVQRSADYRMQQPFGQVPVFEQDGLTLFESGAILVHIALKSDVLLPTDEAGRARALSWLFAALNSLEIHIQQLAEIDLFVPDAEWAKLHRPDVVKNIHQRLGELASWLGDRPYLEDRFTVGDLMMTTVLRILRHTDVLDAHPTLKAYKERCEARPAFQRALAAQLGAFQQHERRKD, translated from the coding sequence ATGATCACCGTCAGTGCTTTCAAGTGGGTGCCGCCGTTCGCGCAGGGCCTGGTCCGCGACCTCCGCGTGCGGTGGGCGCTGGAGGAGGCGGGCCTGCCGTATCAGTCGAGGCTGATTGACAGGGAGGTCCAGCGCTCGGCGGACTACCGCATGCAGCAGCCCTTCGGGCAGGTGCCGGTGTTCGAGCAGGACGGCCTGACCCTGTTCGAGTCGGGCGCCATCCTGGTCCACATCGCATTGAAGAGCGACGTGCTCCTCCCCACGGACGAGGCGGGCCGGGCGCGTGCGCTCTCGTGGTTGTTCGCGGCGCTGAACTCGCTGGAGATCCACATCCAGCAGCTCGCGGAGATCGACCTCTTCGTCCCGGATGCCGAGTGGGCGAAGCTCCACCGTCCCGACGTGGTGAAGAACATCCACCAGCGCCTGGGCGAGCTGGCCTCGTGGCTGGGGGACCGCCCGTACCTGGAGGACCGCTTCACCGTGGGGGACCTGATGATGACCACGGTGCTGCGCATCCTGCGGCACACGGACGTGCTCGACGCCCATCCCACGCTCAAGGCCTACAAGGAACGCTGCGAGGCGCGGCCCGCGTTCCAGCGCGCACTGGCGGCCCAACTGGGAGCGTTCCAGCAGCACGAGCGGCGCAAGGATTAA